One region of Termitidicoccus mucosus genomic DNA includes:
- a CDS encoding DUF1116 domain-containing protein, giving the protein MITNPTLPLSTPVKAVNIGAELFADALRAQGIETVQLQWRPPPPEVLRHQLALTQLLAGSHAKHIAAANVRATETLLAADPWWIDMKPAIEVVPGLKKNMILKSGPPLSWEKSCPTQQNGVVNGILHEGLAASADEATALIRSGKVEVASANDYAIVGPGAGILTPSMIVNVVEDRSTGKRGFCAPFEGPNQGGLCGWGTYSPEIRAFLHELNDTIGPLLSRVLRAEGGIAIRPIITRGVEMGDETHTRQDAEGLILINRLLFLLMKHAPDASPARGACVDFLEKTERFFHPVGMASAMATAQSLKNIPASTVVTALCGNGVEYGIKISALGDRWFTAPSPQLTGMYLASDAKPGDTLPWIGDSSVLESIGLGGFAAAASPAVARLLGRTFAEAVAQSRELAEICLAANRNFLVPALDYTGSPSGIDILKVLSTGILPAIHGGMISRTGLRVGAGVARVPFACFASAFETYVNQPTQSL; this is encoded by the coding sequence ATGATCACAAACCCAACCCTTCCCCTTTCCACTCCGGTCAAGGCGGTGAACATCGGCGCAGAACTGTTTGCCGACGCGCTCCGCGCGCAGGGCATCGAGACCGTGCAGTTGCAGTGGCGCCCGCCGCCGCCCGAGGTACTCAGGCACCAGCTTGCGCTGACGCAACTCCTCGCCGGAAGCCACGCGAAACACATCGCCGCCGCCAACGTCCGCGCAACCGAAACGCTGCTCGCCGCCGATCCGTGGTGGATTGACATGAAGCCCGCCATCGAGGTCGTGCCCGGTCTGAAGAAAAACATGATCCTCAAGTCCGGCCCGCCGCTGTCTTGGGAAAAATCCTGCCCCACGCAGCAAAACGGCGTGGTCAACGGCATCCTCCACGAGGGCCTCGCCGCCTCCGCCGACGAGGCCACCGCCCTTATCCGGTCCGGCAAGGTCGAGGTCGCCTCCGCCAACGACTACGCCATCGTCGGCCCCGGCGCCGGCATCCTCACGCCGTCCATGATCGTGAACGTCGTCGAGGACCGCTCCACCGGAAAACGCGGCTTCTGCGCCCCCTTCGAAGGGCCGAACCAGGGCGGCCTCTGCGGCTGGGGCACCTACAGTCCCGAAATCCGCGCATTTCTCCACGAGCTCAACGACACCATCGGCCCGCTCCTCTCCCGCGTCCTCCGCGCCGAGGGCGGCATCGCCATCCGCCCCATCATCACGCGCGGCGTCGAGATGGGCGACGAAACCCATACGCGCCAGGACGCCGAGGGGCTCATCCTCATCAACCGCCTCCTGTTCCTGCTCATGAAGCACGCGCCGGACGCCTCGCCCGCGCGCGGCGCCTGCGTGGACTTTTTGGAAAAGACCGAGCGCTTTTTCCACCCCGTCGGCATGGCCTCCGCCATGGCCACGGCGCAGTCGCTCAAAAACATCCCCGCCTCCACCGTCGTCACCGCGCTCTGCGGCAACGGCGTCGAATACGGCATAAAAATCAGCGCCCTCGGCGACCGCTGGTTCACCGCGCCCTCGCCTCAGCTTACCGGCATGTATCTCGCCTCCGACGCGAAACCCGGGGACACGCTGCCGTGGATCGGCGACAGCTCCGTGCTGGAGTCAATCGGTCTGGGCGGTTTCGCTGCCGCCGCCTCGCCCGCCGTCGCGCGCCTGCTCGGACGCACCTTCGCCGAGGCCGTTGCCCAGTCGCGCGAGCTGGCCGAAATCTGCCTGGCCGCCAACCGCAACTTCCTCGTGCCCGCGCTCGACTACACCGGCTCCCCGTCCGGCATAGACATCCTGAAAGTGCTCTCCACCGGCATCCTGCCCGCCATCCACGGCGGCATGATCTCGCGCACCGGCCTGCGCGTCGGCGCCGGCGTGGCCCGCGTGCCGTTCGCCTGCTTCGCCAGCGCGTTTGAAACCTACGTAAACCAGCCCACCCAATCCCTATGA
- a CDS encoding SDR family NAD(P)-dependent oxidoreductase: MKPAKANNSQTTIAKNGANVPPSNGSAGIPARDIADKNVRAPKNAAVRAGEFAGKVVLVTGGAQGIGEGVALEFARAGADVAFTYLGANSKSRAKAVRTAAALRKLGARVVFDAVDATSEQAAEAFVVRVLAELGRVDVLVNNVGGAGTVPEGGFVGLPLDYWRSQLDKNFFSAVIYARLAVRDMLRRRSPGAVINIGTIHTAKVFNTRFVPYSCAKQAMNQLTRDLAVELAPQNIRVNCIAPGLIKTALTKWRYDAAWWADVNQRIPMRRPGSPAEIGKIALFLASPRSSYLTGQIIYVDGGGADGGWKL, translated from the coding sequence ATGAAACCCGCCAAAGCCAACAACAGCCAAACCACCATCGCAAAAAATGGCGCGAACGTCCCGCCCTCGAACGGGAGCGCGGGCATTCCTGCCCGCGACATCGCGGACAAAAATGTCCGCGCTCCCAAAAACGCCGCCGTCCGCGCCGGCGAGTTCGCCGGCAAGGTCGTCCTCGTCACCGGCGGCGCCCAAGGCATTGGCGAGGGCGTCGCGCTTGAGTTCGCTCGCGCCGGCGCCGATGTCGCCTTCACCTATCTCGGCGCCAATTCGAAAAGCCGCGCCAAGGCCGTCCGCACCGCCGCCGCCCTCCGCAAGCTCGGTGCGCGCGTCGTCTTCGACGCCGTGGATGCCACCAGCGAACAGGCGGCGGAGGCCTTTGTCGTCCGCGTCCTCGCCGAACTCGGCCGCGTTGACGTCCTCGTCAACAATGTCGGCGGCGCCGGCACCGTGCCCGAGGGCGGCTTCGTCGGCCTGCCTCTCGACTACTGGCGCTCCCAGCTCGACAAAAACTTCTTCAGCGCCGTCATCTACGCACGCCTCGCCGTGCGGGACATGCTGCGCCGCCGCTCCCCCGGCGCCGTCATCAACATCGGCACCATCCACACCGCCAAGGTCTTTAATACCCGGTTCGTCCCCTATTCCTGCGCCAAGCAGGCCATGAACCAGCTTACCCGGGACCTTGCGGTCGAACTCGCCCCGCAAAACATCCGCGTAAACTGCATCGCCCCCGGCCTGATCAAAACCGCCCTCACCAAATGGCGCTACGACGCCGCCTGGTGGGCCGACGTCAATCAGCGCATTCCCATGCGCCGCCCGGGCTCGCCCGCCGAGATCGGCAAGATCGCCCTCTTCCTCGCCTCCCCGCGCTCCAGCTACCTCACCGGCCAGATCATCTACGTCGATGGCGGCGGCGCCGACGGCGGCTGGAAACTTTGA
- a CDS encoding MBL fold metallo-hydrolase, which translates to MEIASGIHLLKCPLDSLWTGVFVLAREKLVVIDTAFDHSLVEVVYPYLEKIGRSPADIDLVINTHIHGDHIGGNARLQRDSRAKFAAHRLGREKLANPYFHLNKIRSRFTPLVPFQEIKSGLHPQDIDIDLEHGQIIDLGDSTLRVLHSPGHAAEGICLHDSASGILFTGDALQGGGTMSTGVALYHDLDGYLLALDRVAGALADGVTMIAASHPFDPISGLVPAAECSAFLRYCRDKVARHDAILRGYLAAHRDAPDLREAVRLLLEGAGLTTAPTVPVLAYHTAAAHLAKLAPEKQWGEPL; encoded by the coding sequence ATGGAAATCGCCTCCGGCATCCACCTCCTCAAGTGCCCGCTCGACTCGCTCTGGACGGGCGTCTTCGTGCTCGCGCGCGAAAAACTCGTGGTCATTGACACGGCCTTCGATCACTCGCTCGTCGAGGTCGTCTATCCGTATCTGGAAAAAATCGGACGCTCCCCGGCGGACATTGATCTGGTGATCAACACCCACATTCACGGCGACCACATCGGCGGCAACGCCCGCCTGCAACGCGACTCGCGCGCGAAGTTCGCCGCCCACCGCCTCGGACGCGAGAAACTCGCCAACCCGTATTTTCACCTCAACAAAATCCGCAGCCGCTTCACGCCGCTCGTGCCGTTTCAGGAAATCAAGTCCGGCCTCCATCCGCAGGACATCGACATTGATCTTGAGCACGGGCAGATCATCGACCTCGGCGACTCGACGCTGCGCGTGCTCCACTCCCCCGGACACGCCGCCGAAGGCATCTGCCTGCACGACAGTGCCTCGGGCATCCTCTTTACCGGCGATGCCCTCCAAGGCGGCGGCACCATGAGCACCGGCGTCGCCCTCTATCACGACCTCGACGGCTATCTCCTCGCCCTTGACCGCGTCGCCGGCGCGCTCGCCGACGGCGTCACCATGATTGCCGCCTCGCACCCCTTCGACCCGATATCCGGTCTGGTGCCCGCCGCCGAATGCAGCGCGTTCCTGCGCTACTGCCGCGACAAGGTCGCCCGTCACGATGCCATCCTCCGCGGCTATCTCGCCGCGCACCGCGACGCCCCCGACCTGCGCGAAGCCGTCCGCCTCCTGCTCGAAGGCGCCGGTCTCACCACCGCGCCGACCGTCCCCGTCCTCGCCTACCACACCGCCGCCGCCCACCTCGCCAAGCTCGCCCCCGAAAAACAATGGGGCGAGCCGCTGTGA
- a CDS encoding dihydroxy-acid dehydratase, with product MKKLRSQWDFGVATVKRDGILRGLGFTKEELQRPFIAVVNSWNEYNPGHIHLRELAERVKHGIREAGGLPFEVVTTGVCDGLVLKDPRYIELPSRNLIADEVELNIEANLFDGMVLLGTCDSIVPGHLMAAARIGIPAVLVTGGYMPNCVYQGRDLGVTEVSDAIGKVMEGRMDRASFDEMVSCGHAGQGACGEMTTANSMCCAAEAMGMALPGNSTTDATDKRRLWSIAYEAGIHVMRMLVQGVTTRDLITEKSIENAIITDLAIGGSTNLLLHLPAIAAEAGIERDWWKFFDEASHRVPLLTAISPSGRYYFKDFDAAGGLPALLKNLLPLLHGDIPTVNGKTLAQNVASSCVYHKDVIRGLDNPVTKAAGIAVLYGNIAPEGAIIKAAALHPGQYHFEGVARVFHDVDDAVAALRRKEITPGTAVVIRYLGPKGRFGTTAFAFQKELAGMSIADEVAIITDGRFSGGTSGLSIGYVAPEAAIGGPLNAVLDGDRVIIDIEKRAMNIGVSDEEIKRRQAAVDWKFDETKYSRFLRLFTRNVTSTAKGATWI from the coding sequence ATGAAAAAACTACGCAGCCAATGGGATTTCGGCGTCGCGACTGTGAAGCGCGACGGCATCCTCCGCGGACTCGGCTTCACGAAAGAGGAGCTCCAGCGCCCCTTCATCGCCGTCGTCAACTCCTGGAATGAATACAACCCGGGACACATCCACTTGCGCGAGCTCGCCGAGCGCGTCAAACACGGCATCCGCGAGGCCGGTGGCCTCCCGTTCGAGGTCGTCACCACCGGCGTCTGCGATGGCCTCGTCCTCAAGGACCCCCGTTACATCGAACTGCCCAGCCGCAACCTCATCGCCGACGAGGTCGAACTCAACATCGAGGCCAACCTCTTCGACGGCATGGTTCTGCTCGGCACCTGCGACTCCATCGTGCCCGGCCACCTCATGGCCGCCGCCCGCATCGGCATCCCCGCCGTCCTCGTCACCGGCGGCTACATGCCCAACTGCGTTTACCAAGGCCGCGATCTCGGCGTCACCGAGGTCTCCGACGCCATCGGCAAGGTCATGGAGGGCCGCATGGACCGTGCCTCCTTCGACGAAATGGTGAGCTGCGGCCACGCCGGCCAGGGCGCCTGCGGCGAAATGACCACCGCCAACAGCATGTGCTGCGCCGCCGAGGCCATGGGCATGGCCCTGCCGGGCAACTCCACCACCGACGCCACCGACAAACGCCGCCTCTGGTCCATCGCCTACGAGGCCGGCATCCACGTCATGCGCATGCTCGTCCAAGGCGTCACCACCCGCGACCTCATCACCGAAAAATCCATCGAAAACGCCATCATCACCGACCTCGCCATCGGCGGCTCCACCAACCTCCTCCTCCACCTGCCCGCCATCGCCGCCGAGGCCGGCATCGAGCGCGATTGGTGGAAATTTTTCGACGAGGCCTCTCATCGCGTCCCGCTCCTCACCGCCATCTCTCCGAGCGGACGCTACTACTTCAAGGACTTCGACGCCGCCGGCGGCCTGCCCGCCCTCCTCAAAAATCTCCTCCCGCTTCTCCACGGCGATATCCCCACCGTGAACGGCAAAACCCTTGCCCAAAACGTCGCCTCCTCGTGCGTTTATCACAAGGACGTCATCCGCGGCCTCGACAACCCCGTCACCAAGGCCGCCGGCATCGCCGTGCTCTATGGCAACATCGCCCCCGAAGGCGCCATCATCAAGGCTGCCGCCCTCCATCCCGGCCAATACCACTTCGAGGGCGTCGCGCGCGTTTTCCACGACGTTGACGACGCCGTCGCCGCGCTCCGCCGCAAGGAAATCACGCCCGGCACCGCCGTGGTCATCCGCTACCTCGGCCCCAAGGGCCGCTTCGGCACGACCGCCTTTGCCTTCCAAAAGGAGCTTGCCGGCATGAGCATCGCCGACGAGGTCGCCATCATCACCGACGGGCGTTTCTCCGGCGGCACCTCCGGCCTGAGCATCGGCTACGTCGCCCCCGAGGCCGCGATCGGCGGTCCGCTGAACGCCGTGCTGGACGGTGACCGCGTCATTATAGACATCGAAAAACGCGCGATGAACATAGGCGTGAGCGACGAGGAAATAAAACGCCGCCAGGCAGCCGTGGACTGGAAATTTGACGAAACCAAATACAGCCGTTTTCTCCGCCTCTTCACTCGCAACGTCACCTCGACCGCCAAGGGCGCCACGTGGATATGA